A part of Setaria viridis chromosome 8, Setaria_viridis_v4.0, whole genome shotgun sequence genomic DNA contains:
- the LOC117866399 gene encoding putative disease resistance protein RGA3 isoform X2 codes for MAAFLDAMAPYVQKLIADMAQEEVSMLLGVSGEIKKLEDNMEGIKAFVADAERRRITDQSVQRWVRKLKDAMYDATDIIDECQLEADKRRGSTEDGSSVKKVSAGCFQPLLFCLRNPVFAHKIGSRIKELNQRLDGIHKEADRFKFSINLGSNPKPRKLTDAERSMQKMTSEFDESAIVGEKIEQDTRELAQLLITGGLHDIKVVSIVGTGGMGKTTLAQKIFKKVTIQEHFKVKVWLSITQHFDEIELLKTAIEHAGGVHGGTQDKTLLTRTLTNTLSTGRFLLVMDDVWSDQAWSHVLSVPIRNASQKQQGNWVLITTRFENLAQRMVASFYQHHVSPLNEEDAWSLLTKQLPPSPNQVVGTDYLRDVGMKIVRKCDGLPLAVKVMGGFLSMRSKSEREWEAVLNHHAWSVSGLPKELDSRIYLSYEDLSSEQKQCFLYCSLFPKGGQK; via the exons ATGGCAGCCTTCCTGGATGCCATGGCACCCTACGTGCAGAAGCTGATCGCTGACATGGCGCAAGAAGAGGTGTCCATGCTGCTGGGCGTCTCCGGCGAGATCAAGAAGCTGGAGGACAACATGGAAGGCATCAAAGCCTTCGTCGCGGATGCAGAGAGGAGGCGCATCACTGACCAGAGTGTGCAGAGATGGGTGAGGAAGCTCAAGGACGCCATGTACGACGCCACCGACATCATAGACGAGTGCCAACTCGAGGCCGACAAGCGGAGGGGGTCTACTGAAGACGGAAGCAGTGTGAAGAAGGTGTCAGCGGGTTGCTTCCAGCCGTTGCTCTTCTGCCTGCGGAATCCCGTGTTCGCCCACAAGATAGGCAGCCGCATCAAGGAGCTGAACCAGCGGCTAGATGGCATCCACAAAGAGGCAGACAGGTTCAAGTTCAGTATCAACCTCGGTTCCAACCCAAAGCCAAGGAAGCTAACTGATGCTGAAAGGTCAATGCAGAAGATGACGTCTGAGTTTGATGAGTCGGCCATTGTTGGGGAGAAGATCGAGCAGGATACAAGAGAGCTTGCACAGTTACTTATCACCGGTGGCCTCCACGATATCAAGGTGGTGTCCATCGTGGGTACAGGTGGCATGGGAAAGACCACCCTCGCCCAGAAGATCTTCAAGAAGGTAACCATCCAAGAGCACTTCAAAGTGAAGGTATGGCTCAGCATCACCCAACACTTCGACGAGATTGAGCTGCTCAAGACAGCAATCGAGCATGCTGGTGGAGTCCATGGAGGGACGCAAGACAAGACGCTCCTCACGCGGACCCTCACCAACACCTTGTCCACGGGCAGGTTTCTCCTCGTCATGGACGATGTGTGGAGTGACCAAGCATGGAGTCATGTTCTTAGTGTCCCAATAAGAAATGCAAGCCAGAAACAACAGGGGAACTGGGTCCTAATCACTACAAGATTCGAAAACCTGGCCCAACGGATGGTAGCCTCCTTCTACCAACACCATGTCAGCCCACTGAATGAAGAGGACGCTTGGTCCCTGCTCACCAAACAGCTGCCGCCATCTCCTAATCAG GTAGTTGGAACTGATTACCTAAGAGATGTCGGGATGAAAATTGTTAGAAAGTGTGATGGCTTACCGCTTGCTGTCAAAGTGATGGGAGGATTTCTAAGCATGAGGTCCAAAAGTGAGCGTGAGTGGGAGGCTGTTTTGAACCATCATGCATGGTCAGTATCTGGATTGCCCAAGGAGCTGGACAGCCGAATCTATTTGAGTTATGAGGATCTGTCTTCCGAACAGAAGCAGTGCTTCCTTTACTGTTCACTTTTCCCAAAAG GTGGACAGAAGTAG
- the LOC117866399 gene encoding putative disease resistance protein RGA3 isoform X3, whose protein sequence is MAAFLDAMAPYVQKLIADMAQEEVSMLLGVSGEIKKLEDNMEGIKAFVADAERRRITDQSVQRWVRKLKDAMYDATDIIDECQLEADKRRGSTEDGSSVKKVSAGCFQPLLFCLRNPVFAHKIGSRIKELNQRLDGIHKEADRFKFSINLGSNPKPRKLTDAERSMQKMTSEFDESAIVGEKIEQDTRELAQLLITGGLHDIKVVSIVGTGGMGKTTLAQKIFKKVTIQEHFKVKVWLSITQHFDEIELLKTAIEHAGGVHGGTQDKTLLTRTLTNTLSTGRFLLVMDDVWSDQAWSHVLSVPIRNASQKQQGNWVLITTRFENLAQRMVASFYQHHVSPLNEEDAWSLLTKQLPPSPNQVIALVAQCQYLLLEGIVVLGSTMEILVVHSK, encoded by the exons ATGGCAGCCTTCCTGGATGCCATGGCACCCTACGTGCAGAAGCTGATCGCTGACATGGCGCAAGAAGAGGTGTCCATGCTGCTGGGCGTCTCCGGCGAGATCAAGAAGCTGGAGGACAACATGGAAGGCATCAAAGCCTTCGTCGCGGATGCAGAGAGGAGGCGCATCACTGACCAGAGTGTGCAGAGATGGGTGAGGAAGCTCAAGGACGCCATGTACGACGCCACCGACATCATAGACGAGTGCCAACTCGAGGCCGACAAGCGGAGGGGGTCTACTGAAGACGGAAGCAGTGTGAAGAAGGTGTCAGCGGGTTGCTTCCAGCCGTTGCTCTTCTGCCTGCGGAATCCCGTGTTCGCCCACAAGATAGGCAGCCGCATCAAGGAGCTGAACCAGCGGCTAGATGGCATCCACAAAGAGGCAGACAGGTTCAAGTTCAGTATCAACCTCGGTTCCAACCCAAAGCCAAGGAAGCTAACTGATGCTGAAAGGTCAATGCAGAAGATGACGTCTGAGTTTGATGAGTCGGCCATTGTTGGGGAGAAGATCGAGCAGGATACAAGAGAGCTTGCACAGTTACTTATCACCGGTGGCCTCCACGATATCAAGGTGGTGTCCATCGTGGGTACAGGTGGCATGGGAAAGACCACCCTCGCCCAGAAGATCTTCAAGAAGGTAACCATCCAAGAGCACTTCAAAGTGAAGGTATGGCTCAGCATCACCCAACACTTCGACGAGATTGAGCTGCTCAAGACAGCAATCGAGCATGCTGGTGGAGTCCATGGAGGGACGCAAGACAAGACGCTCCTCACGCGGACCCTCACCAACACCTTGTCCACGGGCAGGTTTCTCCTCGTCATGGACGATGTGTGGAGTGACCAAGCATGGAGTCATGTTCTTAGTGTCCCAATAAGAAATGCAAGCCAGAAACAACAGGGGAACTGGGTCCTAATCACTACAAGATTCGAAAACCTGGCCCAACGGATGGTAGCCTCCTTCTACCAACACCATGTCAGCCCACTGAATGAAGAGGACGCTTGGTCCCTGCTCACCAAACAGCTGCCGCCATCTCCTAATCAG GTGATTGCATTGGTCGCTCAATGTCAATATTTGCTTCTGGAAGGGATTGTAGTTCTTGGCTCGACCATGGAGATTTTGGTGGTGCATTCAAAATAA